DNA sequence from the Prolixibacter sp. SD074 genome:
GAATCCTCTTTCAAACTATCTGATATAACAATGTAGCCAGCGTACTTCCTGTCAACAACAACATGCACAACCGTACCTTCAATTTCACAGGTGTCATGCGCTATGTTTTCTTTATGAAGGAGCTTATCATTCCCTACAAATATTTCCTTTTTGTCAATGTTTGCCTTAATCCCATGCCCGGATATTTCTTCCACCTTCCCGATTCTCGAATTGTCAAAATCCCGCTTATAGGATTCGAGTATGGATTTTGCAATCGGATGATTGGAATTATATTCGGCATAGGCCGCGTATTCTGATATTTCTTCCTTTGAAAAGCCATTTGAGGTGACTATTTCTGTTACTTTGAACTCTCCTTTTGTAAGCGTGCCGGTCTTATCGAACACCACGGTTTTAACCTGGGTCAGCGCATCTAAAAAGTTAGAACCTTTCACCAGGATTCCTTTCCTCGAAGCGCCGCCTATTCCGCCGAAATATCCAAGCGGAATGCTGATTACCAGTGCGCAGGGACATGAAATAACCAAGACTACCAACGCCCGGTAAATCCAATCGCTAAAAGTTGCGCCGCTTAGTAAAAGCGGGGGCAAAACAGCAAGCAGAAGAGCGCCAAAAACCACTACGGGCGTATAATATTTGGCAAACGTGGTGATGAACTTTTCGGTTTCCGCTTTTTTGGATGACGCGTTTTCAACCATCTCAAGTATTTTTGAAATAGAAGATTCACCAAAAAGGCGGGTAACTCTAACGGTTATTAATCCAGTTTGATTTATCATTCCCGCTAATACCTCATCCTTTGATTTTATTTTTCGCGGGACACTTTCACCCGTAAGCGCTGAGGTATCAACAAATGAACTCCCCTCAATTACCAATCCATCCAACGGAACTTTTTCGCCGGCTTTAACTATTATTTCGTCTCCAAGGTTCACATCTTCCGGCGAAACTTTTATGATATCCCCACCGTCTTTCAGATTAGCATAATCGGGTTTAATTTCAAGAAGCGATTTTATTGACCCGCGGGAACGGTCAACCGCAATATCCTGGAATAGTTCACCAACAACATAAAACAACATAACAGCAACGGCTTCGGGCATTTCATCTATAGCAAAGGCTCCCAGCGTTGCCACCGACATCAGAAATTGCTCGTTAAAAACCTGTCCCCGGATGATGTTTTTACCCGCCGATGCAAGAACATTCCAGCCCACGATGAGGTAGCCCGTCACGAATACAGCATATTCGGCGATGTGAAAAGGCGTATTGTGGAGCTCCTCTTCAAAAATCAGTCCTGCCACCAGGAGAAGGATACCTGAAATTGCTTTAATAATCGTCCATTTGTTTTCAGCAAGTTCACTTGAAGAAACAATTGTTTTTTTATCAATATCATCTTCAATTTCAACTTCGGGTTCTATCTCTTTTATTTTGCTTTTTACCTTTTCAAGGTCATCAGTATCTATTGTCATTGAAGTAGTGGCGAAATTAACGCTCACAAATTTTACATCTTTCAGTTTCCCGACACCTTCTTCAACCTTTGCCGCACATGAAGCGCAGTCCAGGTTTTTTAGGTTATATTTTTTCATTTTAGAAAAATGTTAATGTTTTACACGTTTTTTTTAATCAGTTCCCAATCCAATGCAACTTACAATTACCTTCAAAGGAACTTTGAGTCATAAGAAGTAGTGATTGATTCCATCATCCTTGCCAGTTTCAATTTTATGGCATAAGTCAGAATAACCAGAAATTCATTATTAGAATCTTTTATGGAAGAAAAGGGGTCTATTGCTACTACTTTTACTTCATTCTTATTATTTGTTGTAAAACAATATTAAAGGGTAACGAAGCCGTAATTTACCCTTTCATATCGAGAATATTGTATAGAAAATCCATGTTACAGGCTCCCAATACTACAAATCCAGGACATATACTGCCAAGTTTTAGGCGAACTTTTTCCTGCATATCTATTTCATAGAATAATTCAAAGTCTTCCTTCTTTAAAGATATTTTTACTACCTGCAGAATATCGTTAAAATTTCCTTTTACTATTTTGTTGAAGTAGTATTC
Encoded proteins:
- a CDS encoding heavy metal translocating P-type ATPase, with the protein product MKKYNLKNLDCASCAAKVEEGVGKLKDVKFVSVNFATTSMTIDTDDLEKVKSKIKEIEPEVEIEDDIDKKTIVSSSELAENKWTIIKAISGILLLVAGLIFEEELHNTPFHIAEYAVFVTGYLIVGWNVLASAGKNIIRGQVFNEQFLMSVATLGAFAIDEMPEAVAVMLFYVVGELFQDIAVDRSRGSIKSLLEIKPDYANLKDGGDIIKVSPEDVNLGDEIIVKAGEKVPLDGLVIEGSSFVDTSALTGESVPRKIKSKDEVLAGMINQTGLITVRVTRLFGESSISKILEMVENASSKKAETEKFITTFAKYYTPVVVFGALLLAVLPPLLLSGATFSDWIYRALVVLVISCPCALVISIPLGYFGGIGGASRKGILVKGSNFLDALTQVKTVVFDKTGTLTKGEFKVTEIVTSNGFSKEEISEYAAYAEYNSNHPIAKSILESYKRDFDNSRIGKVEEISGHGIKANIDKKEIFVGNDKLLHKENIAHDTCEIEGTVVHVVVDRKYAGYIVISDSLKEDSIEAIGRLNKKGIKTVMLTGDSKYAAGIFARKLGIREYYTELLPENKVEHIERMLNKNSKVAFVGDGINDAPVIARADVGIAMGALGSDAAIETADVVLMTDSPSKVIDAMDVARKTRNIVWQNIIFALVVKTAFIVLGIFGVATMWEAVFGDMGVALIAVFNAIRVMKN